From the genome of Duffyella gerundensis, one region includes:
- the sodC gene encoding superoxide dismutase family protein — translation MKKSVIAAMLLAVGTAHAASEKVELHSVTAKGVGEVIGSVTIEETDWGLQFTPNLSGLTPGIHGFHVHAKGSCEPATTDGKVVAAGAAGGHLDPTNSGKHLGPYHDGHLGDLPAIFVTDDGKATYPVLAPRIKKLADISGKALMVHVGGDNHADHPKPLGGGGERFACGVIK, via the coding sequence ATGAAAAAAAGTGTGATCGCCGCAATGCTGCTGGCCGTGGGCACCGCTCATGCCGCCAGTGAGAAAGTCGAACTGCACAGCGTTACCGCCAAAGGTGTCGGTGAAGTCATCGGCAGCGTCACCATTGAAGAGACCGATTGGGGCTTGCAGTTTACGCCCAACCTGAGCGGGTTGACGCCGGGCATTCATGGCTTCCATGTTCATGCCAAAGGCAGCTGTGAACCGGCCACGACCGACGGTAAAGTGGTGGCAGCAGGCGCTGCAGGGGGCCATTTGGATCCCACCAACAGCGGCAAGCATCTGGGACCCTATCATGACGGTCATCTGGGCGATCTGCCCGCTATCTTTGTCACCGATGATGGCAAAGCGACCTATCCGGTGCTGGCACCGCGCATCAAAAAACTTGCGGATATTTCTGGCAAAGCGTTGATGGTGCACGTTGGCGGCGATAACCATGCCGATCATCCTAAACCGCTGGGAGGCGGGGGCGAACGCTTCGCCTGTGGCGTGATTAAGTAA
- the slyA gene encoding transcriptional regulator SlyA — MKLDTPLGTDLARLVRIWRALIDQRLKPLELTQTHWVTLHNIHQLPPEQSQIQLAKAIGIEQPSLVRTLDQLEEKGLITRCTCANDRRAKRIKLTKEAEPIISEVESVIDATRDDILSGISTQEITQLITLIAKLEKNILDLQHKGE, encoded by the coding sequence ATGAAATTGGATACGCCATTAGGAACGGATTTGGCACGCCTGGTGCGCATCTGGCGGGCACTGATCGATCAGCGTCTGAAGCCGCTGGAGCTGACGCAAACGCATTGGGTGACGCTACACAATATCCATCAGCTGCCGCCAGAACAGTCGCAAATTCAGCTGGCAAAAGCGATCGGTATCGAGCAGCCTTCGCTGGTACGTACGCTGGATCAGCTGGAAGAGAAGGGCTTGATTACTCGCTGCACCTGCGCCAACGATCGGCGCGCCAAGCGCATCAAGCTGACGAAAGAGGCGGAGCCGATTATCAGCGAAGTGGAAAGCGTTATTGACGCCACGCGCGACGACATTCTCTCCGGAATCTCCACGCAGGAGATCACTCAGCTCATCACGTTGATTGCCAAACTGGAAAAAAATATTCTGGATTTGCAGCACAAAGGTGAGTAA
- a CDS encoding glycine zipper 2TM domain-containing protein, with protein MIKRLVAVALAGITLAGCSNTDTLSGDVYSANEAKQVQNVTYGTLVSVRPVKIQGGDESNVIGAIGGAVLGGFLGNTVGGGAGRSLATAGGAVLGGVAGQGVQGAMNKADGVELEIRKDDGNTVLVVQKQAASRYSVGQRVLLASNGREVTVSPR; from the coding sequence ATGATTAAGCGTTTAGTTGCCGTGGCGCTTGCCGGCATTACTCTGGCAGGCTGTTCTAACACCGATACGCTTTCGGGCGATGTGTACAGCGCTAACGAGGCGAAACAGGTACAAAATGTCACCTACGGTACGCTGGTGTCAGTTCGTCCGGTTAAAATCCAGGGTGGCGATGAAAGCAATGTGATTGGTGCCATTGGCGGTGCGGTTCTGGGTGGTTTCCTGGGCAATACCGTGGGTGGTGGCGCAGGACGTAGCCTGGCGACTGCAGGCGGCGCGGTTCTGGGTGGCGTAGCCGGTCAGGGCGTGCAGGGTGCAATGAACAAAGCAGACGGTGTTGAGCTGGAAATTCGTAAGGACGACGGCAATACCGTGCTGGTGGTTCAGAAGCAGGCAGCCAGCCGCTACAGCGTAGGTCAGCGCGTGCTGTTAGCCTCAAACGGACGCGAAGTTACCGTTTCTCCACGTTGA
- the anmK gene encoding anhydro-N-acetylmuramic acid kinase, whose protein sequence is MKSGRYIGVMSGTSLDGVDVVLAAIDEHLVAQQASYCHPMPRVLRQQILDLSQGQTLTLSQLGQLDTRLGLLFAEAVSVLLQREGLEAGDVTAIGCHGQTVWHEPLGDAPNTLQIGDNNQIVAATNITVVGDFRRRDMALGGQGAPLVPAFHQALLMDANERRMVLNIGGIANLSLLIPGKPVRGFDTGPGNMLLDAWIWRQQQQPFDKNGEFAAAGQPVMPLLQQMLSDPWFALPAPKSTGREYFNYGWIEKQLTAFPALSPADVQATLVELTALTIAQQVLLNGGCDRLLVCGGGSRNPQLMMRLAAQLPGIEVAGTDSAGISGDDMEALAFAWLAFRTLSGEPGNLPSVTGARHESVLGAIFPANPLPHYRR, encoded by the coding sequence ATGAAATCAGGACGATATATCGGCGTTATGTCCGGCACCAGCCTCGACGGAGTGGATGTGGTACTGGCGGCTATTGATGAACACCTGGTGGCGCAGCAGGCCAGCTACTGCCACCCGATGCCGCGCGTGCTGCGCCAGCAGATCCTCGATCTCAGTCAGGGACAAACACTGACGCTGTCACAGCTCGGTCAGCTCGATACCCGGCTGGGGCTACTGTTCGCCGAGGCGGTGAGCGTGCTGTTGCAGCGTGAAGGGCTGGAAGCGGGCGACGTGACCGCCATCGGTTGTCACGGCCAAACCGTCTGGCACGAGCCGCTAGGCGATGCACCAAACACTCTGCAAATTGGCGATAATAACCAGATCGTGGCGGCCACCAATATCACCGTGGTGGGCGATTTCCGCCGTCGCGACATGGCGCTGGGCGGCCAGGGTGCGCCGCTGGTGCCCGCTTTTCATCAGGCACTGCTGATGGATGCTAACGAAAGGCGCATGGTGCTCAATATTGGCGGCATCGCTAATCTGTCGCTGCTGATTCCCGGCAAACCGGTGCGCGGCTTCGATACCGGGCCGGGCAATATGCTGCTGGATGCGTGGATTTGGCGTCAGCAGCAGCAGCCGTTCGATAAAAACGGTGAGTTTGCCGCCGCAGGCCAGCCGGTGATGCCGTTGCTGCAACAGATGCTCAGCGATCCCTGGTTTGCCTTACCGGCGCCGAAAAGCACCGGTCGGGAATATTTCAATTACGGCTGGATTGAGAAACAGTTGACGGCCTTTCCGGCACTGTCACCTGCGGATGTGCAGGCGACGCTGGTTGAGCTTACCGCCTTGACCATCGCGCAGCAGGTGCTGCTGAACGGTGGCTGCGATCGCCTGCTGGTGTGCGGCGGCGGCAGCCGTAATCCGCAGCTGATGATGCGGCTGGCTGCCCAGCTGCCCGGCATTGAAGTCGCCGGCACCGACAGCGCAGGCATCAGCGGTGATGACATGGAAGCTCTCGCCTTTGCCTGGCTGGCGTTTCGTACGCTGTCGGGCGAACCGGGCAATCTGCCGTCGGTCACCGGCGCCCGGCACGAAAGCGTGCTCGGCGCTATCTTTCCCGCCAATCCTTTACCGCATTACCGGAGATAA
- a CDS encoding MliC family protein produces the protein MKKILPLALLLSGCSLMPPKPAPVQTLHYTCGTMPLTVTLDNDKQQVSFIMDGKPLTLTQTIAASGTRYSDDNYVFWSKGDGAFIERNKKVVVNDCLLQPPPQR, from the coding sequence ATGAAGAAGATCCTTCCTTTGGCGTTGCTGCTCAGCGGCTGTAGCCTGATGCCACCTAAGCCCGCACCGGTGCAGACGTTGCACTATACCTGCGGCACCATGCCGTTGACCGTGACGCTGGACAACGATAAGCAGCAGGTCAGCTTTATTATGGATGGCAAGCCGTTGACCCTGACGCAAACCATCGCCGCATCGGGCACGCGCTACAGCGACGATAACTATGTCTTCTGGTCGAAAGGTGACGGTGCCTTTATTGAGCGCAATAAAAAGGTCGTGGTCAATGATTGCCTGCTGCAGCCACCGCCACAGCGCTAG
- the pdxH gene encoding pyridoxamine 5'-phosphate oxidase, with protein sequence METNALQQIAHLRREYTRGGLRRNDLPADPLALFEHWLRQACDAQLPDPTAMSVATVDAQGQPYQRIVLLKHYDAQGMIFYTNLGSRKAQQLQHNPRISLLFPWHMLERQVMVTGEVEQLSVLEVMKYFHSRPRDSQIGAWVSKQSSRISARGVLESKFLELKQKFQQGEIPLPSFWGGYRVKFNSMEFWQGGEHRLHDRFFYQREGDGWKIDRLAP encoded by the coding sequence ATGGAAACGAATGCCTTACAGCAGATTGCCCATCTGCGCCGTGAATACACCCGCGGCGGATTGCGTCGCAACGATTTGCCAGCCGATCCGCTGGCGCTGTTTGAACACTGGCTGCGTCAGGCCTGTGATGCGCAGCTGCCCGATCCCACCGCCATGAGCGTGGCGACGGTGGATGCGCAGGGCCAGCCTTATCAGCGCATCGTGCTGCTAAAACACTATGATGCGCAGGGCATGATTTTTTACACCAACCTGGGTAGCCGGAAGGCGCAGCAGCTGCAGCACAATCCACGCATCAGCCTGCTGTTTCCGTGGCACATGCTTGAGCGTCAGGTCATGGTTACCGGCGAGGTTGAGCAGCTGTCGGTGCTGGAGGTGATGAAGTACTTCCACAGCCGTCCGCGCGACAGTCAGATCGGCGCCTGGGTATCGAAGCAGTCGAGCCGTATTTCTGCGCGCGGCGTGCTGGAGAGCAAGTTTCTCGAGCTGAAGCAGAAGTTCCAGCAGGGCGAGATTCCGCTGCCCAGCTTCTGGGGCGGTTACCGGGTTAAATTCAACAGCATGGAGTTCTGGCAGGGCGGCGAGCATCGTCTGCATGACCGTTTCTTCTACCAGCGCGAGGGCGATGGCTGGAAAATCGACCGCCTGGCACCCTGA